In one window of Acidobacteriota bacterium DNA:
- a CDS encoding SBBP repeat-containing protein, translating into MNHRNSIFPKVGFCGLSVFLSLIFAFTPLAAQKKAVESSKKAEPKVAEMVWPLPPEKPRVKYLGAIASNEDVEPPKKKGWLKKLINEEEARNVMAMTRPSAIAVDSKGRIYVVDTLKASVFIFDLQTKKMNLLGTQGRGRLIIPYGIAIDKNDNVYVSDTKLKRVMVYNPAGELIGAVSRIGNETLINPAGLAIDDMRNRLFIVDSQGHKVFACELNQLDNGVAFGKRGEAEGTFNFPTAVAIDKQGRVYVTDTLNFCIKIFDKDFKFIKRIGEHGTGYGMFDRPKGIALDSEGNIYVVDASFSNFQIFNSEGQLLLFVGGYGAEPGFFRLPTGVFIDKSDRIYVADSINRRIQMFQFLGGK; encoded by the coding sequence ATGAATCATCGAAATTCTATTTTTCCAAAAGTCGGTTTCTGTGGGCTGAGCGTTTTTCTATCGCTGATTTTTGCGTTCACTCCCCTGGCAGCGCAAAAGAAAGCCGTTGAATCATCAAAGAAAGCCGAGCCTAAAGTCGCAGAGATGGTTTGGCCGCTGCCGCCGGAAAAACCCCGCGTCAAATATCTCGGCGCGATTGCCAGCAACGAAGACGTTGAACCGCCCAAGAAAAAAGGCTGGCTAAAAAAACTCATCAACGAAGAAGAGGCGCGCAATGTCATGGCAATGACCAGACCTTCGGCGATTGCCGTCGATTCCAAAGGGCGCATCTATGTGGTCGATACCCTGAAAGCCTCGGTTTTTATCTTCGATTTGCAAACCAAAAAAATGAACCTGTTGGGCACTCAGGGGCGCGGCAGACTCATAATCCCTTACGGCATTGCCATCGATAAAAACGACAACGTTTATGTCTCAGACACCAAATTGAAACGGGTCATGGTCTATAACCCGGCAGGCGAGTTGATCGGCGCGGTCAGTCGCATCGGTAACGAAACCCTCATCAATCCCGCAGGCTTGGCGATTGATGATATGCGCAATCGTTTGTTCATCGTTGATTCGCAGGGCCACAAAGTTTTTGCCTGCGAATTGAATCAATTGGATAACGGCGTGGCTTTTGGCAAACGCGGCGAAGCGGAAGGCACCTTCAATTTCCCGACCGCCGTCGCTATCGATAAACAAGGTCGCGTCTATGTCACCGATACTTTGAATTTCTGCATAAAAATTTTTGACAAAGATTTCAAGTTCATCAAGCGCATCGGCGAACACGGAACCGGGTACGGAATGTTTGACCGCCCGAAAGGCATCGCGCTCGACAGCGAAGGAAACATTTATGTCGTTGATGCTTCATTCAGCAATTTCCAGATATTCAATAGTGAGGGACAACTGTTGTTGTTTGTCGGCGGCTATGGCGCGGAGCCGGGTTTTTTTCGCTTACCGACGGGGGTTTTCATCGATAAATCCGACCGCATTTATGTCGCCGACAGCATCAATCGCCGGATTCAGATGTTCCAGTTTTTAGGTGGGAAATAA
- a CDS encoding YdeI/OmpD-associated family protein: MSAKFFKTLEEFRKWLAKHHASETELWVGYYKKGTGKATLTWQQSVDAALCYGWIDGLKRTVDEARYMIRFTPRKATSAWSAINIARVGELTKMGLMREAGRKAFAARKDHKSVIYSYEQKNVELPIEYVEQFKARTKAWAFFQSQPAAYRKAANWWVASAKREETQVKRFEKLLACSENSARLPQFTRPKKR, encoded by the coding sequence ATGAGCGCAAAGTTTTTTAAAACCTTGGAAGAATTTCGCAAATGGTTGGCAAAGCATCACGCCAGCGAAACCGAATTATGGGTCGGGTATTATAAAAAAGGCACTGGCAAAGCCACACTCACCTGGCAGCAATCCGTGGACGCGGCGCTTTGTTATGGCTGGATTGACGGACTCAAACGCACCGTTGATGAAGCGCGTTATATGATTCGCTTCACGCCGCGAAAAGCGACCAGCGCCTGGAGCGCGATTAACATTGCCCGCGTCGGTGAACTCACGAAAATGGGACTGATGAGGGAGGCGGGACGCAAAGCTTTCGCGGCGCGAAAAGACCATAAATCGGTCATCTATTCTTACGAACAAAAAAATGTCGAACTGCCTATCGAATACGTTGAACAGTTCAAAGCGCGAACGAAAGCCTGGGCGTTTTTTCAATCGCAACCGGCTGCCTATCGCAAAGCGGCAAACTGGTGGGTCGCAAGCGCCAAACGCGAAGAAACACAAGTGAAGCGATTTGAAAAATTGCTGGCGTGTTCGGAAAACTCTGCGAGGCTTCCTCAATTCACGCGCCCCAAAAAGAGATAG
- a CDS encoding type III pantothenate kinase yields the protein MLLVLDVGNSNTTLGLYDGNTLAQSWRLTSERQRTVDEYGMMCRSLLHLCDLPSTTITDMAISSVVPPLDFTLFKMAEKFFNLKPLFVNTANAGMPVLIDNPSEAGSDRIVNAVAAYEKYGGPCIIVDFGTGTNFDVVSGQGEFIGGVICPGIQISADALFQRAARLYRVDIRHPEKVIGTSTTACLQSGLYFGSIGLVDGILERMIDELGEKPHILATGGLASLIGKGSRLIETIDQDLTLEGLRMIYQRNQSAE from the coding sequence ATGTTACTGGTTCTTGATGTAGGAAATTCCAATACCACACTTGGTTTGTATGACGGCAACACGTTGGCGCAAAGCTGGCGACTCACCAGCGAACGTCAACGCACAGTCGATGAATACGGCATGATGTGCCGGTCGCTTCTGCACCTTTGCGATTTGCCTTCGACAACCATCACCGACATGGCGATTTCATCGGTGGTGCCGCCGCTTGATTTCACGCTGTTCAAGATGGCGGAAAAGTTTTTCAATTTGAAGCCGCTGTTTGTCAACACGGCGAATGCCGGAATGCCGGTGTTGATTGATAACCCATCGGAAGCCGGTTCGGATAGAATCGTCAACGCCGTAGCCGCTTATGAAAAATACGGTGGTCCCTGCATTATCGTTGATTTCGGCACAGGGACGAATTTCGATGTGGTGTCCGGGCAGGGCGAATTCATCGGCGGCGTCATCTGTCCCGGCATACAGATTTCGGCAGACGCGCTCTTTCAACGCGCCGCGCGACTTTATCGTGTAGACATTCGCCATCCCGAAAAAGTCATCGGCACCAGCACGACTGCGTGTTTGCAATCGGGATTGTATTTCGGCAGCATCGGTCTGGTTGACGGCATCCTTGAGCGAATGATTGATGAACTCGGCGAAAAGCCGCATATCCTGGCGACCGGCGGCTTGGCATCGTTAATCGGCAAAGGCTCACGTTTGATTGAAACCATCGATCAGGATTTAACTCTCGAAGGCTTGCGAATGATTTACCAGCGCAATCAATCAGCGGAGTAG
- a CDS encoding biotin--[acetyl-CoA-carboxylase] ligase yields MTTEVPSPVNISTRPDHEKILGATTLHFDTLDSTNTEARKLANQGAAEGVCVVAREQTAGRGRLGRNWNSPAGAGLYLSIILRPNASPARAAFITLAAAIAVAETLIQDFHTPADIKYPNDILVNGKKICGILVESSITENKLEYAILGIGVNIAQPDFPDELKTIATSLRIEANLGITPDEFLEPLLVKLNHWYIEALANPAAIIEGWQTLSSYARDAKIRVISNDSIIEGTTRGLTASGALLVELDDGQIREIVSGDITIRSLESGV; encoded by the coding sequence ATGACAACCGAAGTTCCATCCCCTGTAAATATCTCCACGCGCCCGGATCATGAAAAGATTTTAGGCGCAACCACCCTTCATTTTGACACCCTCGATTCGACCAACACCGAGGCGCGCAAACTCGCAAACCAAGGCGCAGCCGAAGGGGTTTGCGTGGTCGCCCGCGAACAGACTGCCGGTAGAGGTCGCCTGGGGCGCAACTGGAATTCACCGGCAGGCGCAGGGCTTTACCTGTCAATCATCCTCAGACCCAACGCATCGCCGGCGCGCGCCGCGTTTATCACGCTCGCCGCCGCCATCGCGGTCGCCGAAACCTTGATACAGGATTTTCACACTCCAGCCGACATCAAATATCCGAATGACATTCTGGTAAACGGCAAAAAAATCTGCGGCATATTGGTCGAATCGTCCATCACCGAAAATAAATTGGAATATGCCATTCTCGGCATCGGCGTAAACATCGCGCAACCGGATTTTCCCGATGAATTAAAAACCATCGCCACATCGCTTCGCATCGAAGCGAACCTCGGCATCACGCCCGACGAGTTTCTTGAACCGTTACTCGTAAAATTAAATCACTGGTACATAGAGGCGCTCGCCAACCCAGCGGCAATCATCGAAGGTTGGCAAACACTTTCAAGTTACGCGCGCGACGCGAAAATCCGCGTCATCTCAAACGATTCGATAATCGAAGGCACGACGCGCGGTTTAACCGCTAGCGGCGCATTACTCGTCGAACTTGACGATGGTCAAATACGCGAGATCGTTTCAGGCGACATCACAATAAGAAGTCTGGAGTCTGGAGTCTGA
- the nadC gene encoding carboxylating nicotinate-nucleotide diphosphorylase has translation MQLDQSIIYAYVSDFLKEDLGRGDITSQATVRGGTRGRGKFLAKQDLVLCGIELAEAVFIALDPDIRLESFAFDGDTINKGTVFAQVEGLATTLLAGERTALNLLQRLSGIATLTRAFVEKIAGTRARVADTRKTTPGLRLLEKYAVSVGGGTNHRFGLDDGVLIKDNHIALAGGVRRAIEYARETAHHLLKIEVEIAHQTQLAEALAARADVIMLDNMNPDELRECVKMIRDAAPNVLIEASGGVNLNTVREIAETGVDLISVGAMTHSATAMDISLKIAPI, from the coding sequence ATGCAACTCGACCAATCAATCATCTACGCTTACGTTTCCGATTTTTTAAAAGAAGACTTGGGGCGCGGCGACATCACTTCGCAAGCCACCGTGCGCGGCGGCACACGCGGGCGCGGAAAGTTTTTAGCCAAACAGGATTTGGTGCTTTGCGGCATCGAACTCGCCGAAGCCGTATTCATCGCGCTCGACCCGGACATTCGCCTGGAATCATTTGCTTTTGATGGCGACACGATTAACAAAGGCACGGTCTTTGCGCAGGTCGAAGGCTTGGCGACCACGCTGCTTGCGGGCGAACGCACGGCACTCAATCTACTGCAACGCTTATCGGGCATTGCAACCTTGACACGCGCTTTTGTTGAAAAAATCGCCGGCACCAGAGCCAGAGTCGCCGATACGCGAAAGACCACGCCGGGGCTTCGTCTGCTTGAAAAATACGCGGTGAGCGTCGGCGGCGGCACTAATCATCGTTTCGGATTGGACGATGGCGTGTTAATCAAAGATAATCACATCGCGCTTGCCGGAGGTGTTCGTCGGGCAATTGAATACGCCAGAGAGACGGCGCATCATTTGCTCAAAATCGAAGTCGAAATTGCTCACCAAACGCAACTCGCGGAGGCGCTCGCGGCACGAGCCGATGTCATCATGCTCGACAACATGAACCCGGATGAATTGCGTGAATGTGTGAAGATGATTCGCGATGCCGCGCCCAATGTTTTGATCGAAGCTTCAGGCGGCGTCAATTTGAACACCGTGCGCGAGATTGCCGAAACCGGCGTGGATTTAATTTCGGTTGGCGCGATGACCCATTCGGCAACCGCGATGGACATCAGTTTAAAAATCGCGCCAATATAA
- a CDS encoding aminotransferase class I/II-fold pyridoxal phosphate-dependent enzyme, translating into MNIAPFKIERYFAKYEFNVEYLLCSSDCQSMTIEDLLAFEPQAKDALQKHWLGYTESMGAPALRREISRIYSTIQPDEVLVHTGAEEAIFLFMHATLERGDHLIVHTPCYQSLVEVARSIGCEITAWQARETNGWALDVDDLKRALRPNTKAVVLNTPHNPTGFLMAQEDFREVSRLTEERGIILFSDEVYRESEYQISDRLPAACDINQQAVSLGVLSKTYGLPGLKIGWVATHNAEIYRRMAKLKDYTTICNSAPSEFLAELALRHREKLARRNLDIIAHNLSLLDDFFTRYPEQFNWVRPKAGPIAFPRLLRGEIDAFCEELVTKAGVLLLPGSVYDDRGNHFRIGFGRKNLPEALARVEAFLRTPR; encoded by the coding sequence ATGAACATTGCACCATTTAAAATCGAACGCTATTTCGCCAAATATGAATTCAACGTCGAGTATCTGTTGTGCAGTTCCGATTGCCAATCAATGACCATCGAAGATTTGCTTGCGTTTGAACCGCAGGCTAAAGATGCCTTGCAAAAACACTGGCTCGGTTATACGGAATCAATGGGCGCGCCCGCTTTGCGCCGCGAAATCTCGCGCATTTATTCCACTATTCAACCCGATGAAGTGCTGGTGCACACTGGCGCGGAAGAAGCGATTTTTTTATTCATGCACGCAACCCTTGAGCGCGGCGACCACCTCATCGTTCACACCCCTTGTTATCAATCGCTCGTTGAAGTGGCGCGCAGCATCGGTTGTGAAATTACCGCGTGGCAGGCGCGGGAAACCAACGGTTGGGCGCTTGATGTTGATGACCTCAAACGCGCCCTGCGTCCGAATACCAAAGCCGTGGTTCTCAACACGCCACACAACCCGACGGGCTTTTTGATGGCGCAGGAAGATTTCCGTGAAGTAAGTCGCCTCACCGAAGAACGTGGCATCATTCTGTTTTCCGATGAAGTCTATCGCGAGAGCGAATATCAAATCAGTGACCGCTTGCCTGCGGCTTGCGACATCAATCAACAGGCGGTGTCGCTTGGCGTGCTCTCGAAAACTTACGGACTTCCGGGACTGAAAATCGGTTGGGTCGCCACGCACAACGCCGAAATCTATAGGCGCATGGCAAAGCTCAAAGATTACACGACGATTTGCAACAGCGCGCCGAGCGAATTTCTTGCTGAACTTGCCTTGCGTCACCGAGAAAAACTTGCAAGGCGCAACCTCGACATCATCGCTCACAATTTGTCGTTGTTAGATGATTTCTTCACTCGCTATCCAGAGCAATTCAACTGGGTGCGCCCCAAGGCAGGACCGATTGCTTTTCCGCGATTGCTTCGTGGAGAGATTGATGCGTTTTGCGAAGAATTGGTAACGAAAGCCGGTGTATTACTCTTACCGGGCAGCGTCTATGACGACCGGGGCAATCATTTCCGAATTGGCTTCGGGCGAAAAAATTTACCGGAAGCTCTCGCTCGCGTCGAAGCGTTTTTGCGAACACCGCGCTAG
- a CDS encoding tetratricopeptide repeat protein → MRSIQTIAILFLCIIGVFAQDSRQIAAQAFENGQNAQERGDFTSAVRFYTEAIKAEPAVFQIYYQRATALLQLGRADESESDLKKVIELKADFARAYRLLGQIYLDKDRNEDAKRQFARAVELDPKMREVRMMYASALIKTHDFAGAATELRAAIEQGEATALTYALLGIAEERQNKLDEALASFSRALELQANHPTALEGRARLYEKRGDFAKALADYSAAYQLQPSRELALQMAGLNLRAGQMVAAITIYRGLLREKPDDLNVRIELAQALVKNNQADEAATEIDKLLKVQPNNAKLLEVAGDLFESEPEKAAGFYRRALQIDAANNRARVQLGAALVRSMKYQEALSVLSEAIQREPKNYPAHASLATALFKLNQYPQAAQAFIWLISTKPEIAASYFFLGICFDRIGDCPQATRAYQEFARRADAKTNAEEIKDANLRLSLLQKMSKEGKCKSPAKGKS, encoded by the coding sequence ATGCGGTCTATCCAAACCATTGCAATTTTATTTTTATGTATCATAGGTGTCTTCGCGCAAGATTCCCGGCAGATTGCCGCGCAGGCTTTTGAAAACGGACAAAACGCCCAGGAACGCGGCGATTTCACTTCGGCGGTGCGGTTTTATACCGAAGCCATCAAAGCCGAACCCGCAGTCTTTCAAATCTATTACCAGCGCGCCACAGCTTTACTGCAACTTGGTCGGGCGGATGAAAGCGAAAGCGACTTAAAAAAAGTTATTGAACTCAAAGCGGATTTTGCCCGCGCCTATCGCTTGCTCGGGCAAATTTACCTGGACAAAGACCGCAACGAAGATGCCAAGCGCCAGTTCGCCCGCGCTGTCGAACTCGACCCCAAAATGCGCGAGGTGCGCATGATGTACGCCAGCGCTTTAATCAAAACCCACGATTTTGCCGGCGCTGCGACTGAGCTTCGCGCCGCCATTGAACAAGGTGAAGCGACCGCCTTGACCTATGCGCTGCTCGGCATTGCTGAAGAACGCCAGAATAAATTGGACGAGGCGCTTGCGAGTTTTTCCCGCGCATTGGAATTGCAAGCCAATCACCCGACGGCGCTCGAAGGCCGCGCCCGGCTCTACGAAAAACGCGGCGATTTCGCTAAAGCGCTTGCCGATTATTCCGCCGCTTACCAGTTGCAACCGTCACGTGAACTCGCGCTGCAAATGGCAGGGTTGAATCTGCGCGCCGGACAAATGGTAGCAGCCATCACTATCTATCGCGGTTTACTGCGCGAAAAACCCGATGACCTGAATGTGCGCATTGAACTGGCGCAGGCGCTGGTGAAAAATAATCAGGCGGATGAGGCGGCAACGGAAATCGATAAACTGCTCAAGGTGCAGCCAAACAACGCGAAATTGCTGGAGGTTGCAGGCGACCTGTTTGAAAGCGAACCGGAAAAAGCCGCAGGGTTTTACCGTCGCGCTTTGCAAATCGATGCGGCAAACAACCGGGCGCGCGTTCAACTGGGCGCTGCTCTGGTGCGTTCGATGAAATATCAGGAGGCGTTGTCGGTCTTGAGCGAAGCGATTCAACGCGAACCGAAAAATTATCCGGCACATGCGAGCCTGGCGACGGCGCTTTTTAAGTTGAATCAATATCCGCAAGCCGCGCAGGCATTCATCTGGTTAATCAGCACCAAACCGGAAATTGCCGCGAGCTATTTTTTCCTGGGCATCTGTTTTGACCGCATCGGTGATTGTCCACAGGCGACGCGCGCCTATCAGGAATTCGCGCGTCGCGCCGATGCCAAAACCAACGCCGAAGAGATTAAGGACGCGAATCTGCGTTTAAGTTTGTTGCAAAAAATGAGTAAGGAAGGGAAGTGCAAATCTCCTGCAAAAGGAAAATCATAA
- a CDS encoding cytochrome c3 family protein, with protein sequence MSVFKYIKATLIGIWFISALGWITIGALSKASAINAASTIRAFVRVAATSTAKHKKIGKADCQACHAALIKHANVHPVAEGCDTCHEFKENQDTAEVKLIAEGNELCYTCHSEQKEALANKKIKHLAAETDCLSCHNPHASENPRLLNDKSPDLCFTCHADKQEDFSKKKFAHAPINDLGCQICHNPHAADFPTLLKTDKDALCVACHKANFKHKAQANGDLLIFADTTINPDYLSKAKKIMLNSEGKGHPYIGHPTMNVADPSQKDKKMSCTSCHNPHFGNHQQMFQQDLRGQQLCDKCHKER encoded by the coding sequence ATGTCTGTCTTCAAATATATCAAAGCCACGCTGATTGGCATTTGGTTCATTAGCGCACTGGGGTGGATAACCATCGGTGCGCTGTCAAAAGCCTCTGCCATCAATGCCGCGTCAACCATTCGAGCCTTCGTCCGCGTCGCTGCTACTTCGACTGCTAAACATAAAAAAATCGGCAAAGCTGATTGCCAGGCTTGTCACGCCGCGTTAATCAAACACGCGAATGTTCATCCGGTCGCCGAAGGTTGCGACACCTGTCACGAATTCAAAGAGAATCAGGACACCGCCGAAGTCAAACTCATCGCCGAGGGTAATGAACTCTGTTACACCTGTCACAGCGAACAAAAAGAGGCGCTGGCAAATAAAAAAATCAAACACCTCGCTGCCGAGACCGATTGCCTCAGTTGTCATAATCCGCACGCTTCGGAAAACCCCAGGCTGTTAAACGACAAGAGTCCCGATTTATGCTTCACCTGTCACGCGGATAAACAGGAAGACTTTAGCAAAAAGAAATTTGCCCACGCGCCGATAAACGATTTGGGTTGTCAAATCTGTCACAATCCGCACGCTGCGGATTTTCCGACCTTGTTGAAAACCGATAAAGACGCGCTCTGCGTTGCCTGTCACAAAGCCAATTTCAAACATAAAGCGCAAGCCAACGGCGATTTACTGATTTTCGCAGACACGACGATTAACCCCGATTATCTGAGTAAGGCGAAAAAAATCATGTTGAATAGCGAAGGCAAGGGACACCCTTATATCGGGCATCCGACGATGAATGTCGCTGACCCTTCGCAAAAAGATAAAAAGATGTCCTGCACCAGTTGTCACAATCCGCATTTCGGCAACCATCAGCAAATGTTTCAACAAGACCTGCGCGGGCAACAGCTTTGCGACAAATGTCATAAGGAGAGATGA